The Trichomycterus rosablanca isolate fTriRos1 chromosome 20, fTriRos1.hap1, whole genome shotgun sequence genomic interval TATTTAACTGTTATCTACTTATCCACTAGTGcgctaataaatgtaaatgtcttccAAGCCTTAGAGGACAGGGAGCCAACACAAATAAAGCAAATGAAAAGCAAACGAACAGAATTTTAAGTTGGTCAAAAGGGAATTTGTGGCCAGTTGAACATGCAGGGCTgcagggtttcctccaggagctccggtgtcCCCCCACAGTATAAAGACGTGTGCTAATAATTTATGAAAAGCTTAAACCCTGATGCCATGTGCAACACTTACCCAAAATTGCTACTACCACATCTCCCCGTAGGATTTCAATAGAGCCTCTGGAAATAAAATAGAGGGCCGAAATGACATCTCCCGCGTGCACCAAGGTGTCTCCTGGAGGAGCGTGGGTTGTCTTAAATTTCACGGCTAGGGCACGCAAGCAGCCCTTGGTGGATCCTTTAAAAGCTTTACAGTTCTGCAGCAGGGATCGATTCAGGTGTAGACAGATATCTGCCTGCAAGCAGTCAGGAAATCCCTTGAGCACCTGATCAGGAAAGAAAAGGGTAtgagagaaaaacaaacaaattaggTCCTCTATTACATTTAACAAGTGACTAGCCCCTACAACatgctaaaagtatgtggacaccactcctgattattgagttcatgtgtttcagccacacccattgctaaaagCTGTATAAACTTCATATCTGTTATAACATAAATTAAATACTTCCAACTTGTTTAAGCttagcaacagtttaagaaagGCCCTTACCAGTGcctgcatgactgtgcccctgcgTACAATGCTAGGTCTATAAGAATGCGGTTTGACAAGGAATTGCAGTGGCTTGCACAATGCCCAACCCCAAcctcattgtttgtttgtttgtttattagtattttaacatcatgtttggttacactcatgacaggaacgctagttaacagtcttggacaattttgtatctccaattcacctcacttgcatgtctttggactgagggaggaaaccggagcacctggaggaaacctacgcagacacgggagaacatgcaaactccgcacagaaaggacccagaccgccacacctggggatcgaacccaggaccttcatgctgtgaggcgacagtgcttcccacttagccaccgtgccacccccaacCTCATTGAACACTTCGATTCGGAGACTGGCCATTTCATCCGACATCGTTTCTGAGTCTTGCCAACTCGTCCAACATCATACCGGCCTTTGCCTTGGCTGCAAACACTGGGGACACTCAATATTAATGCCAAAGGTTTTGGAATATGATGTCAAAATAAGCTGTTGGTCAGGTGTACACATACttgttaataaatacatatttagtcTAATTATTACTTTTTGGTCAGTGCAACTAGTTAGGGTTATGGTTACAATCAGTTTGATGATCATACTACCTTGTCtagtaggcagttgtagcctagtggttaaggtactggactagtaatcgaaaggccacgggttcaagccccaccactgccaggttgtcaccgttgggcccttacTTAGAgagtatgctgtcacagtactgtaagtcgatttggataaaagcgtatgctgaaaatgtaaatgtaaaatgtaagctTGTGTTACTATCTACGTGAGACTTACTGCATTCATGTCAATTCCATTGGTGTAGGACCAAGCATGTTGGAAGTACTCCTCTAGTCTCTGCCTGAGTGGATTGGGGATCTGGTGGAAGCGAATGAACTCTCGTACCCGGAGCATCTGAGTGTGATAGCGAGCTGTTCCAGAGTAAAGTCTCTGGATAATCGCTGACACATTCCCAAAGATGCTGGCATACATTAgagctgtaaataaaaaaatatatatatattttacagtgaACATCCAGAAACTAATTTTGGTGTAATCAGCCAATGGTGCTGGACTTATTGCTGCTTTTGAGCCAATCTTGTGCAAGGTTCGATTTTAACTTGTGAGTCCAAATAACAGAGACTCATGTCTCATGTAGCTACAACATGCATGAAACTAAACCTTGCTTAAGTACAGAGAACCAAATTgttatttatctgtttatttttagataTATCACCATTTTCAGCATGTATTTGTGCATTTTATGGCATGCTAGGTATTTTGTTTCAGTCTATTTGtagtttattttctttatatattttccccccaatcaccctattgcattatgcttcctctctactgatgttgacctccactctgactgaggagagccgtgactaacacatgccccctccgacatgtgtgcagtagccgactgcatcttttcacctgcacgaggcaaggttatatgtggatcagctttgtgtatggggagacacaccctgatcctcactatcccttgactctgtgcaggcgttatcaatcagccagcagaggccgtaattgcatcagttatgaggtcccctctGGCACCCCcaataaacaacagccaattgttgttcgtgtaggcgcccaccAGACAAATAATTTCAGGTCAGTGGGGATGTTATTGGGATCCCTTTTCACTAATGGTTGGGGTGGAGGGGGTGTACAGAGGAACAAAGGCCTAaaatcagtaactgtatacccacaaagtgcgTTTATTTGATATGTAAAGCTCATATCAACTGTATTTATagacattacatttttaattgtgtGTTATAACTCACCACCAATAAGCATAACGCAAATAGAGAAGATCTTCTCCGAGTTGGTGTTTGGTGAGACATTTCCGAAGCCCACACTGGTCAGGCTGCTGAAGGTGAAGTAAAGAGCAGTAACATACTTGTCTTTAATGGAGGGTCCTGATCCTGAAATTGTCGCATTATAGGGCTTGCCAAGCTGTTCACCAAGCGAATCTAGCCAGCCAATTCGAGAAGATCCGCTTCTCTCTACGTTTCCTATGGCATACCAGATGCATGCCAGCCAGTGGGCGATTAGTGCGAAGGTGCACATGAGCAGGAAAAGCACTGCTGCACCGTACTCTGAATATCGGTCCAATTTACGTGCCACGCGAACCAGTCGCAGCAGTCGGGCGGTCTTCAGCAAACCAATTAGAGTTGTTGTCTGGAAACAAAAGAACaatggcatttaaaaaaaattatataaacttATGGTCACAACTTGTGGTTAAGAGTTTTGTGGTACCGATCTAGAACCTATGAATCACCTCACCTCTTCTCCAGAGCGGTAGATGAGCAGATCAAATGGAATAGCAGCCACTAAGTCGATGAGGAACCAGCCTTTGAAATAGTGCACAGCAATGCGGGCAGGATGGCTGACCACCTCATCATTGGCATTGACGTACGTTGTACGAAAGTTGATAACGATATCGACGACAAACATAATGTCCACTATGAAATCTACCACGTTGAGAGGACTGCAGGAGTAGCCACAGCGCTGCATGGCAGCCTCTTCCTCATCGCTGAGTAGAAACGAGGCTGAATAAGGAGTAAGAATTGCTGTGTAGATGACCAACAGAAGAATGACCCAGTCCCAAACGGCCTTGAAGGGACTGTAGTGGAGAATGGTCCATTTATGGATTCTAGGAGCCTGGAGCTTGTACTCAGGAAGGACGTCATCACCTAGAGACAGTACCTGAacagaaatatataaatacattatgtTAGCATAATGTAAGATACATAAATGTCATGGCGCTCCTGAGATTTTGTTGGTTGTTGTAGCCACTCTTTGTCCAAAAGTACTTTCATCTACAGGGCAAAAATACACTGTCAATTATTCTGACCACCAGCTTATATTCAGAGTAACCACCGCGagagtgactcagtaaggtcctggtaggttgtcacaggtggAGCCATGCTATCTGCAGTgtatcccacagctgctggaggggtcGTGAgcgaggatccatagagcaaacacgacgatcaaggtggtcccacagatgctcagttgGATTCAATTCTGGGGAAtgagggggccagggtagtacttggaagtgtTGGTCATGTTCCTCCAACATGTTCCTGTcagacatttctagccatgtgacatgttgcattgtcttgctggaagattcCATCAGCCCCAGGGAGGACAAtcagcatgtatgggtgtacATGATCTGCAAGGATGGATTCATACCCAAATCGGTTGAGAGTGCCTTCCACATGGATGCATGGGCCCAGAGAATGCCACGAAAACATTCCCCAGACCATAAGGATGCCACAGCCgtcgaaagtaggaagtggtcataataatgtgacttgacaGTGTACATGTACACCAACCAAATTATACATATAGTGGTACAAAAAGTTATATAAATCAAAGAGTTATTTGGTTACAATAATCATACGTATGGAGGAGAACAGTTGAGgcattcaaacccaacaacactgtactgtatgtcGTCTGATTTTTATCCATTCAAGTCCTGGACAGGGGTCAAACAGACTTTAGCCTTATTTGGCTATTCTTTGGGCTCCTTTTTGCTAGAGGGACGTCACTGCATCCACTTTGGGAACCTGTGCTGTACAGTACTATGTACTACAGTACTATATTTTGTCAGATTGTGTGCATTAAGCAAAGTGATTGCTTAAGCTACATTAAATCCATTGTACATTTACTAATGTTAACATTGTCTGATTTTTCTGAACATAAATGCTCTTCCTCTAACTTGGAAACTCACTTCTTGAGCAACAACACAGGTGATAGACTGCTTTCTTCACTAGTTTGTTTTTAATCTTTCTGTTAACATAGACTCCTTCTGAGAAACATTGCCATACGCCATGGGGTATAACCCTGTCTCGCTCGCCCATCACCCCTGCTTCTGTTTAACCATTTTTTTCAGCTAAAGCTACAGCTCATTCTAACCTCTCGGAGAAGAAAGactcttttatttgtatttcctAACAGCTGGAAGAACGTCTCACCCTCAATTAAGAGTACTGCAGCTCTCTGTAAACCTGTTATACACCTCACCATCAGGTTTACTGTGCTCCAGTGTTCTACAATCAGGTGGCTTCATGGTCTAATCAGCTTGAACCAACTTTGCAGCTAGTGTTGATACTGATATTCCAAATAAATTTTTAGCTGAAACACAgcccacattttttaaaatgcaataaaaaacaagaatcttctACGAATTTCTTTTAATACATGGAAGTCTAAGAAAAAAAGGTTGGTCTATATTACCTACATTTCAGAGACTGGCAAGATATGAGCAAGAAACAGAGTTTCCTGGCCAATGTAAACAGTCACCTGTAGTTACAATTTGATTACGTTTTAGTAAGGTAAAAACAATTCATTCAGAAAAGGTACAACAAAAAAGTTTAATGATAGCAAAAATGCACCcttcaccatgctttacagttaaATCTTTTCTGTTGTTGTGCCTTGTTACTGATTTCAAAGACAGAAATGTGTGTTTTGATGGTTAACAGAACATTGTGGCACTCAAGTGGTCTTTTGTAGCAATGCTACTGTATTTGAAGCgcatttaaacacacatttcTATACAGGGACCTCTACAACCCACACACCCTTCACTCAGTCTTATGtgttcatatatacatatacacttgtttgaccccagcttgtttggaaagcgctgggtcagccattgtatggcgcctcTGGAGCAaacaaggttaagggccttgctcaaggacccaacagctgGTTTTGAACCGtcaatcttccgattgatagcccaaagctctacccactaggctaccactgtccatgaCTTGAATGGATAAAGCTCAGACGAAGTACTGTGGAAATCCAGGCTAGTCCAAATGGTTTACATACTTTACTCACCTGTGTTACCTTCTCTGTCACATTGTGGGTGCGGTCAATCAGCTTGCATGGAGCAATGATATCTATCTCACTAGAAGGCAGAGTGACCAAGGGATCTGGTTTGAAATCGTTTAAGTTGTGTGTCGCTACAGGACCTCGATTTAGCATGCGGAATCGTATCAGGTCTGAGTCTGATGTAGAGTTGGGTAAACTGGCTTTACATTGCATGGAACCTGGGCAAACATAAACAGGATAAACAGTTGAGTCAAAGTTTACTTACTACTTGTAACTGCCATGTACTTCGTCATAGTTCTGGGACTTTAATGACCTGTGACTGtgataaattattttttttttgttacaagTAACATTAGATTTTTATATTTAGATACAGCAACATagattattgtttttatctCTAGAAAGTTTCAAAATATAGTTCGCTGCATGGCCTcacttataaagaaaaaaataggaCCATATGATCTTACCTGCGCTGTGTGGTCTGACGGGCAGTTTTTTGTTCCAGGCGAGGTCCTTCGTGGTAGGTGAATGGCTGGTGCTACACAGGCTTTCACACGAGCGGCTGTGAGACATGCTGCAGTTGGAGGGGGAGTTTTTTGGACAGTTTAGCCATGAAGAGGAATGTGAAAAACCTTGACAGTGAGGCTGGGATGGTGACGAACTCGGTAGCTCTGAGTGAGGCTCCAGAGGTGGTTTGTCATCCCACAAAAGCAAGGGGTCACCCCCTAGTGCAGAACGTTCTGGAAGGGACAGCAGCTTGTCAAGTGCCACGGACTCGTGGCCCATGTGGGACATCTTGTGCATGTGGCCAAACTCGGCGTCATCGTGCAGAGACGGCTTGCTGCTATGGAGGGATGGCAACAATGGACGGGGCAGTCTGAACCTGTGTCGACAAGCTGATGAATAGGAAGGGAAAGATATTGGAGCAgatatttaatgattttatttaacaCAAAGTTCCTACAACTAGTATTATGATTAGGGCCCTACTTAATTCACGGAAaattgtgcttaatttcactgaccttgtttttcaaaaagcacagatttttacagaaaagagccacatttcacagcagtcatgaAATAACACTCATTAagtaaattatagaataaatggaagctacaattcGCAACACAGCCTACGTTAAAggctgaatgtaaacctagaacatccagtgacGGTATGAGGCTccgtctcaaatacgaaaatactcgtctgtgttttgacaccatCGCTTAGTTACctaagtcgtgtttttagctgctttagcatcgacatcttggacattttgactaaccgattgctaactgaattgccgtaggattgctaggacccccacatagtgcaaattaaccaataAAAGTGAGACACTTGATGTTAAAACACacagaatttcacagcaaattgcatattgcaCAGGAACATGttcatttcacggtccgtgacgtgaattaggtagggccttaaataTGATGCATGATTTCATACATTGCATCATTTCAAATAGGAGTAGAATGCAGTAAAAATGGCAGACAAACATGATTGTAAGAGGGCGCTAACTGTCCCCTTTCATACAAATGAGCTCCACTATTGACAAGAACAGTCTCTGTTGGGCTTCTGGCCATAAATAGCTAAGGCATCATCAAGGCCCCATCTCACGATATTCTAAACACAGAGAGAACCCCATTACTGGAGCACTACTCAAGTACACCATCACCTTTTCTATCAAATCATATAATCTCAATCCAACAAATATGTCAACAAAACATAACATTTGTATCTAATTCTTAAACAAATTTAAGAGGCATTTTTAAACCCTGGCCTAATGCTAAGACATAATGGAAACAAAGTGGGTGATTTTACAACACCTTTGGAGAGCCatggaaaagagagtctgagGTTTTGTTCCTTCACTGGTGAGCTCTTAGCTGCACTTTCCTGTTGATCTGTCGGCTCAAAATTCAGGATAAACATGATGACCTGTCCATCCTCATTCTTTACTGGCACCACATCCACGAAGCATGGAAAACACACTCCTGTAAGAGAAAACAAACCCACAGTTTACACATTTTCATTTAGATTTACGTTTAGTTATTTAGTACCTGCTtctccagagtgacttacaccAAAATGGGGCGGcacgttggctcggtgggtagcactgtcgcctcacagcaagaaggtcctgggttcgatccccaggtggggcccgggtcctttctgtgtggagttcacatgttctccccgtgtctgtgtgggtttcctccgggagctccggtttcctcccacagtccaaagacatgcaagtgaggtcaattggagatactaaattgtccatgactgtgtttgatataaccttgtgaactgatgaaccttgtgtaatgagtaacaccgttcctgtcataaatgtaaccaaagtgtaaaacatgacgttacaatcccaataaacaaTCACCAAAATGCCCAAGTATTTTTAATATGACAGAATAAAGACAAATTCTGTTTTATACAGGAGCTTGTTTTATTCACGTGGTCTAATTGCTAACTAACAAATCTGAGGGTAAAATTGTTAACAATGTATTCAAAGACTTTCAAAATGATTAAgagaaaatacatatttaccaGATTTTATACCTATCaactacataaatacataaaagcaTAAATACAAGCAAAACAACGgactaataaaatattaacatatTGTAACATAAATTAGCGAAATATTAGCACAGTGCCAGACTCTCTGTAAATCAACATTTTCTCCACTAGAGGGCAACACAGTTAAGGTTGAAGGTTTTTATGCATATGTGTAAGGTCACGTCAGTTTTTGGATTGTAATTTCTGCAGACGCCTTTTTCTTTGACTAAATAatcaaaacacacaaataaaattacaaatttAAATATTATGCAAGTTTATTGTAGGTTTTCTAAAGTGAAGAAAACCTCTGCATTTCTGCTGGACCACAATGTACATAAATCAAACCTCTGGTCCACATCCATTTGGCTGTCCCAAACTGACCCACTTAAGGCCAGTGGTAATGAGTGATCATTTACATAAGTttgtaagtttgtgtgtgtgtgtgtgtgtgtgtgtgtgtacagaatgTAGAATTTTTACCAAAACATGGACTTTTAAGTATTAATTTTCTGAAGTCAATGGTAAAGCTGCATGCTTAGTTTGTGGAGAACAGATCACTGTTTAAGTATTACAATTGAAATCACCATTACAAAGACATGTCGAAAACATAACTGATGCAGAGCTGGCATGGACAACTGAAGCTGTGCTTGCTAGGCTGCAAAcacaattaatgtttttttaaccaAAGTTTACACATCCAGGGATGgggcagtcaggaccagctttgtgatatccaaaAGGGATATTCACAAGAAACTGGGGGAAAAAAACTAATTCGATAACTAGACTAAAAACAAAGTAGCAATTACACCTAGTATAAAGTAAatttgtatataaaaagtacatttattttgtgtaaatgtaaaaatgtagtaaatgtaaaaaacctgaacattttgttcacaacagtttttgttaattaaatagtaatataatgattgtgtttttattatgccTGCTTCACAATTTAGTGTCTAATTGCAACATCTACTCTTTTTTCTTAAATTAATATTAAGCCAATGTGGCAACCCCTGACATAAATGAACTTAATCGTTATATAGCTTTATAGCATTATATTGATTAGGGCTTAAAGCCTATACtgcaattaaaaagaaaaacacttaaaaatctGCACCTTAAAGCTCAACTGAAGTTTGTTGCTGGCCATTTGGACAATGAAAGCAGGAGCAGGaggcttctttcttgcatgACATGTCAGTCTTTAAGCCCATTGATATGTTAGACTAAGCTTGTTAGACTGTTGACTAAAGCTTGTTAGACTTAAAATACATGCAGCAAGTTGATAATTAATGACTTGTTCGCTTGGGTCTCTCTAAAACTGACATTGTTTTTTGGTTTTTAGTAAcctaaacttttttttactgtCAGTTTCCTGCCTATCtttgttatttaaatgtatgtactaGACTATAATTGCTTAAATCCCATTAAAAACTTCAGGGTTCTGGAGGCTGAGGTTTCTTAATCTTAATCTTTCTAGTGTTAACATTTAACATATTGCAAAATCAACATTTACACAAGTCGATAAAATATTGCTTTTACAAAATTGGGTATACGACTGTATCTAACTACTTCTCAAATGTGTGCTACATAAATTGCAAAAAGTTACAAAAGTTTTACATGTTGTTTTCTTTTGGCTGTTCCTGTATTAAGATTACGGCACAGTGGAGCATTTTGTTCGGCATACCTTATTCGGCACTCCCAACCTCAGACATAACAGTCAATGGCTTAACTGTTCTGTCACTCCACACCcaaaactagagatgcatgagtaccgatactggtatcgggtatttgcctgataccgcgct includes:
- the kcnh2a gene encoding potassium voltage-gated channel subfamily H member 2a, which produces MPVRRGHVAPQNTFLDTIIRKFEGQNRKFIIANARVENCSIIFCNDGFCHMCGFTRAEVMQKPCTCSFLYGPHTGRSAMAQMAKALLGSEERKVEISLYRKDGVCFPCFVDVVPVKNEDGQVIMFILNFEPTDQQESAAKSSPVKEQNLRLSFPWLSKACRHRFRLPRPLLPSLHSSKPSLHDDAEFGHMHKMSHMGHESVALDKLLSLPERSALGGDPLLLWDDKPPLEPHSELPSSSPSQPHCQGFSHSSSWLNCPKNSPSNCSMSHSRSCESLCSTSHSPTTKDLAWNKKLPVRPHSAGSMQCKASLPNSTSDSDLIRFRMLNRGPVATHNLNDFKPDPLVTLPSSEIDIIAPCKLIDRTHNVTEKVTQVLSLGDDVLPEYKLQAPRIHKWTILHYSPFKAVWDWVILLLVIYTAILTPYSASFLLSDEEEAAMQRCGYSCSPLNVVDFIVDIMFVVDIVINFRTTYVNANDEVVSHPARIAVHYFKGWFLIDLVAAIPFDLLIYRSGEETTTLIGLLKTARLLRLVRVARKLDRYSEYGAAVLFLLMCTFALIAHWLACIWYAIGNVERSGSSRIGWLDSLGEQLGKPYNATISGSGPSIKDKYVTALYFTFSSLTSVGFGNVSPNTNSEKIFSICVMLIGALMYASIFGNVSAIIQRLYSGTARYHTQMLRVREFIRFHQIPNPLRQRLEEYFQHAWSYTNGIDMNAVLKGFPDCLQADICLHLNRSLLQNCKAFKGSTKGCLRALAVKFKTTHAPPGDTLVHAGDVISALYFISRGSIEILRGDVVVAILGKNDIFGEPIHLYGRPGKSCADVKALTYCDLHKIHREDVLEVLDMYPEFSNNFWGNLEITFNLRDTTIISGAVKSEKSGKAYMKNHANRSRLSSHRNDTVKTEAKLNQTLQPVNQKTMQQEDKGHTINRVLDSSSSHHSSDEEDESRQSFFQSHTTGFHIGNTREQTSCNTLSEAFSGVSNIFSFWRENVGHQYQKLPCHSMSRPPPSSPSMSFSHNNSHRQCSEVENRLELLQRQLNRLETRMSTDIGAIMQFLQRQMAMVPPAYSAVSFPAELSPNPPKLGQKLVQPVNPLETERPDIHSKIRDSKDQDNICTKICGPQNSEELQLLDCPLASSPKSCEFDQNLQTSCADVGPLSKANSPDRQPKGMTGHPWHSTSGKESNEATNLQCAQLRPNLTSSKCGRRLSFQGQQLTEKCSSVQQRHASDPGC